A single window of Hyla sarda isolate aHylSar1 chromosome 2, aHylSar1.hap1, whole genome shotgun sequence DNA harbors:
- the SLITRK6 gene encoding SLIT and NTRK-like protein 6, giving the protein MVISVFVLIYIFINVSSVNLASESLRLGSCKDVCLCEEKDGTLLMNCEEKDITSLSEIEAPPSQYLEINLLNNGLYKLHVNEFSDFSHLISLHLGFNNIVEIEPGAFNDLRELKKLHINHNSLEILQENTFLGLDNLEFLQADNNFITTIEANTFSKLNRLKVLILNDNAIHFLPANIFRFVPLTHLDLRGNHLQNLPYVGFLEHIGRIIELQLEDNRWMCNCDLLQLKIWLENMPRQSTIGDVVCFNPPDLKGVILRKLKKEMFCITTPSSDLEEPSVPLSLLGTSSISDGRLPTKITSFQKNPTKETFVLTKATTSLPGIYCPIPCHCSLYSISGTLIHCQERNIESISDLDPPPLNPRKFILAGNIIHRIYKSDLTEYGTLEMLHLGNNKIEMIEEYSFQNLTKLQKLYLNGNHLRSLNFGTFIGLLSIEYLYLEYNAINEISSGTFSEMPKLKVLYLNNNLLKALPEHIFLGVPLIKLNLKSNLFSNIHPRTIFEELTLLTQIDLQENPWDCTCNLTGLQKWIQMHKMAIISDIYCQSPKELAMMELKTLEREDLCRELITNQVLPTQLNWENFTPALTTSKVDNILKSLSDYIPLSVLILGLLIILITAVLCSAGIIVLVLHRKRKYKKKQENGQIRANSPVHIQYSMYGHKMTHHMTERPGSVLCEQRIANPVVQVYQTPPFTPKHVEKSEEEENEICIPKKITSSLSENEKKSLQSTSHIKFTDPSAEFVSFQDASYLYRNIIEKERQMQQLGIAEYLRKNMAHLQPEIETHYPESREELKLMETLMYSRPRKVLVEQTKNEYFELKANLHSEPDYLEVLEQQT; this is encoded by the coding sequence ATGGTCATCTCCGTTTTTgtcttaatatatatttttattaatgtatcATCAGTAAACTTAGCATCTGAATCATTACGGTTGGGATCATGCAAGGATGTGTGTTTATGTGAGGAAAAAGATGGGACTTTATTGATGAATTGTGAAGAGAAGGATATCACATCATTGTCAGAGATAGAAGCACCTCCCTCTCAATACTTAGAGATCAATCTTTTGAACAATGGCCTATATAAGCTACATGTCAATGAGTTTTCAGACTTCAGTCACCTTATATCTCTACACCTTGGTTTTAATAATATTGTGGAGATTGAACCTGGTGCTTTCAATGACCTCCGTGAACTTAAAAAACTCCATATTAATCACAACTCATTGGAAATACTACAAGAAAACACTTTTTTAGGACTAGATAATTTGGAATTTCTTCAAGCAGACAACAATTTTATTACTACAATTGAAGCAAATACATTCAGCAAGCTAAACAGATTGAAAGTTCTCATTCTTAATGATAATGCTATTCACTTCTTACCTGCTAATATTTTTCGTTTTGTGCCCTTGACACACTTGGACCTAAGAGGAAATCATTTACAAAATCTTCCTTATGTGGGATTTTTAGAACACATTGGTAGAATTATTGAACTTCAGTTAGAAGATAATAGATGGATGTGTAACTGTGACTTATTGCAGCTAAAAATATGGCTCGAGAACATGCCTAGACAATCTACAATCGGTGATGTGGTTTGCTTTAACCCTCCTGATTTAAAAGGTGTTATCCTtcgaaaattaaaaaaagaaatgttctgTATTACAACTCCTAGTAGTGATCTTGAAGAACCTTCAGTTCCATTGTCTTTGTTAGGTACATCTTCAATAAGCGATGGTCGTTTACCAACAAAGATAACTTCATTTCAGAAAAATCCAACCAAGGAAACATTTGTTCTCACAAAAGCAACCACTAGTCTTCCAGGTATCTACTGTCCAATCCCATGTCATTGTTCTCTTTACAGTATTTCTGGGACTTTGATACACTGTCAAGAGCGAAATATTGAAAGCATTTCTGACCTGGATCCTCCACCACTAAATCCAAGAAAGTTCATTTTGGCTGGAAACATTATCCATAGAATTTATAAATCAGATTTAACAGAATATGGGACCTTGGAAATGCTTCACCTAGGTAATAATAAAATTGAAATGATTGAAGAATATTCCTTCCAAAATTTGACCAAGCTACAGAAATTGTATTTGAACGGAAATCATTTGAGAAGCTTGAATTTTGGCACATTCATTGGATTGTTGAGCATCGAATACTTGTATCTAGAGTACAATGCCATCAATGAGATCTCATCTGGAACATTTTCTGAAATGCCAAAACTCAAGGTGCTTTATTTAAATAACAACCTTCTAAAAGCACTCCCAGAACATATATTTTTGGGAGTTCCATTAATAAAACTAAATCTTAAATCTAACTTGTTTTCGAATATTCATCCCAGGACAATTTTTGAGGAGTTGACCTTGTTGACACAAATTGATTTGCAAGAAAATCCTTGGGACTGTACATGCAATTTAACTGGTCTCCAAAAATGGATACAAATGCATAAAATGGCTATTATTAGTGACATCTACTGTCAGTCTCCTAAAGAACTAGCAATGATGGAGCTAAAAACCCTTGAGAGAGAAGACCTTTGTCGAGAATTAATAACCAACCAAGTTCTCCCAACACAACTGAACTGGGAAAATTTTACACCAGCATTAACTACTAGTAAAGTTGATAACATATTAAAATCCCTTTCAGATTATATACCGCTGTCTGTTTTAATACTTGGACTTCTCATCATTTTAATCACAgctgtgttgtgttctgctggtataATAGTCCTTGTCTTACATAGAAAACGCAAATACAAAAAGAAACAGGAAAATGGACAAATACGAGCAAATAGCCCTGTTCATATCCAGTACAGTATGTACGGTCATAAGATGACACATCATATGACAGAAAGACCAGGTTCAGTCCTGTGTGAGCAAAGGATAGCAAATCCGGTTGTACAGGTTTATCAGACTCCCCCTTTTACACCAAAACATGTCGAGAAAAGCGAGGAGGAAGAAAACGAGATCTGTATCCCAAAGAAAATAACTAGTAGCCTCtcagaaaatgagaaaaaatcccTGCAGTCTACTTCACATATAAAGTTCACTGATCCATCAGCAGAGTTTGTGTCTTTTCAGGATGCAAGTTATCTTTACAGAAATATCAtcgaaaaagaaagacaaatgcAACAGCTAGGCATTGCTGAATATCTGAGAAAAAATATGGCACATTTACAACCAGAGATAGAGACCCATTACCCTGAAAGTCGGGAAGAGCTAAAATTAATGGAAACACTTATGTACTCAAGGCCTAGGAAAGTACTGGTAGAACAAAccaaaaatgaatattttgaacTCAAAGCTAATCTCCATTCAGAACCTGACTATCTTGAAGTTCTGGAGCAACAGACATGA